The nucleotide window TGCGCGGGCAGACCCGGTTGCGGTGACTCGCCGACGCCATGTCGCCGCCCAATGCCTTGACCGTCCCGTGCTGCACCTTGCGGGCGCCCGAGGCCAGCGCGAGCAGGCTCGACTTGCCCACGCCGTCCGGTCCGATCAGACCCACCATGCGACCTGCCGGAATGTCGAGCGTAACGCCATCGAGCGCGAGCGTCTGGCGATAGCGCAGGGTCACGTCGTGCAGACGCACGACGGGTGCGCCGCTCGCGTCGCCGCTGCGTAGACCGTTTGCGGTGCATGGCAGCGTCGCGTTCACTGCGGCACCCGGATCGACAGTTTTGCCGGCCATGCGACGCGCGAGTCGAGCCGGACCCATGCGACGCCCGGCAATCCGGTCTTGACGAGTTTCAGATGCTGCAGGAGCAGCTCGCGGCTGATCCGCGCTTTGACGCGAAACATCAGCTTCTGACGCTCGCTCGCGGTTTCGACAGTCTTCGGCGTGAACTGCGCGGTGCTCGCAACGAAGGAGACCGCAGCCGGAATCACGTAGTTGGGCGCGGCGTCGAGCACTATCCGCACTTCGGCACCGAGCGCGACCTTGCCGGCTACCGTCTCAGGCAAAAAGAAGGTCATGTAGACGTCGGAGAGGTCGATCATATTGAGGACCGTTCCGCCGGCTGCGAGCACTTCGCCCGGTTCCGCCACGCGGTACTGCACGCGGCCGTCGCGCGGCGCGGTGAGTTCGCTGTCGACGATATCGGCATTGACCCGCGCGACGGTGGCCTGAGCGGCCACCACCATCGAACGCGCGGCAACAAGCTGCGCGCGTGCCGCGTCGATCGCGGCCGCCGCAGTGGCGACCTGTGCGTTGGCGGCGTTGACGGCGGCCTCGGTGCTGCGCATCCGGGCGCGGTCGTCGTCGAGTTCCTGCATCGACGAAGCGCCTTCGCGCGATAGCGTTTCCGAGCGCGCGAGCTTGCGCTGCGCGGCGTCGCGTTCGGCTTCGCGCTGCGTCACGAGCGCCTGAGCGGCGGCCTTGTCGCTCACACGCTGCGCGACCTGAGCCTCGACGCTCGCTGCGTTGTTGATGGCTTGCTGATGCTGCGCGCGCGCTTCGTCGAGTTGTGCCTCGAGCACGGTGACCTGCATTTTGGCGAGTGGTTGGCCCGCCTTCACGAAGTCGCCTTCGTCCACATAGATGGCATCGACCCGGCCGGCCAGCTTCGTCGCCACGTCGATTTCGGTTGCTTCGACGCGGCCGTTGCCGCTCGCGAATGCGTCGCCCGGGCCGTCGGCGTGCAGCCGCGTCCACGCAAAATAGCCGGAGGCCGCCACGATCAGCAGCGCCGCGACGGCGATCAGTTTTTTTGTTGTGGCTGCAACGTTCATTGCGGCGCGCCCCGTAATGTTGAATGGTCCGGTACCGCAGGCGAGTGGTCGGCCGATGGGGCGTGTTCCAGATTGCCGCCGAGCGCCGCATACAGCGCGACCCGGCTCGACAGCAGGGCCCTGCGGGTCTGCACGAGCGCTTGTTGCGCGTCGAGCAGATCGCGCTGCGCGTCGAGTACTTCGAGAAACGGCGTGGCGCCGCTGTCGTACCGCAGCCGCGCGAGCCTCGCGCGTTCGGTCTGCGCGTCGAGTGTCGCGCGCGCGGATTGAACCTGGTCGGCGAGCCATTCGCGCGCCGACAACGCATCGGCCACATCGCGAAACGCGGACTGGATGCTTTTCTCATACTGCGCAACCGCCTCTTTCTGGCGTGCCTGTTCGAGATGCAGATTGCTGCTGTTGCGTCCCGCGTCGAAGATCGGCATCGAGACGCTTGGCAGAAAGATCCATGTGCCGGTATTTGCCGCGAACAGATCCTGAAGGGCGGTACTGCTGCTGCCGAGTGCGCCGGTCAGCGTGATGCGCGGGAAGAACGCGGCGCGCGCTGCGCCGATGTTCGCATTGGCCGCGCGCAACTGGTGTTCGGCCGCGACGATGTCAGGGCGATTCTCGAGCAGTTGCGACGGCAGACCGGCGCCGAGATCGGCGCGAACGCTGAGGTCGTCGAGTTCCGATGGCAGCGACAGGGTTGCCGGTGCGCCGACCAGCACGTCGAGCGCGTGAGCATCGGTGGCGCGCTGCTGTTGCAGTTGCGCGGCGAGCGTGCGCGCTTGTTCGAGCAGGATCTGCGACTGCATCAGGTCGAGCCTCGACGTTGCGCCGACCTCGAAGCGGCGCCGGAAGATGCGCAGGGATTCCGTGCGCGTCGTAATTGTCTGGCGCGCGATGGCAATGCGCTCGTCGAGTTCGCGCAGCAAAAGGTAACTGTCGGCGACCTGCGCGATCAGCGTCAGGGTAGCGGCGCGTTGCGATGCGTCGCTAGCCAGAAAGTTTTCGAGCGCGGCGTCCTTCAGGTTGCGCACGCGTCCCCAAAAATCGAGTTCCCAGTTGCTTTCTGTCAGGCTCACGCTATAGCCTGCGCCGTCGATCGGCTGGGTGCCCAGGATACCGCCCGGCGTCCGGAAGCGAACATAGGACGCGCCCGCGTCGACGGTAGGGAATTGATCGGCGCGGCGTATGCCGTATGCGGCGCGCGCCTCTTCGACACGCTGCACGGCAATGCGCAGGTCGCGGTTATGCGCGAGCGCCTGCGCGATCAGCGCCTGAAGCTGCGGGTCCGGGAAGTAGTCGCGCCAGGTCACGTCGGCGGCGGTGGTGTGACCCGCGTCCGGTGCGTCGGCAGGCCACGAGGTTGCGACCGGCAATGCGGGCCGTTCGTAGTGTGGCGCGAGCGACAGGCAAGCCGATAGCGACAGCGCGAGCGCCAGGACGGCCGCACGCAGCCGATAGGCGTACTGCTTCAGGCGTTCGCTGGGAGCGGCATCGTTATGCATGGCATGGCTGCGGATAGATTATTCGCACCGCCGCGCCGAGGCACGAGCGGTAATGCGTTTGGCAGGCGCGTGGCGACGAGCAGGGCCCCTGGTCTTTATAGCCGCATGCAGGCTACGTATCGTTGATGCAAGTCAACGGGCCGACCGGCCAGCAGGAGCTGATGCGGGTTCTGGATAAAGCCGACGCGCGAACGTCTGTGGGGAGGGGAGGCCGGTTTCCGAAAGTGACCGATCACTGCTTCATGATGTCGGCGCAGGCGGCTAGAGGCAGGAATTCAACGCTGGTGAGAAAGCCCGCGACCGAATCTCCTAACCATAGGAAGATGCGGTCACGAGCAAACGTAGAAAAGCACGTCCAACGGGTGCCCCGCGCACCCGCCTGGCGCTAAATTGGCTAGATGGCCATCCGGAACATCGAGACCGCGGAATTCAGATCGCTCGCCTGCGACTCCAGCGAACTTGCGGCCGCAGCGGCCTGCTCAACCAACGCGGCATTCTGCTGCGTGGTTTCATCCATTTGCGATACCGCCTGGTTGACCTGGCCAATCCCCTTGGTCTGCTCCTCGGATGCGGCCGTGATCTCCGCCATGATGTCGGTCACGCGCCGGATTTCGTGGGTGATTTCGCCCATCTTTGCACCGGCTTCGCGCACGTAACCCGCGCCCGCCTGAACGCGCTCGACCGAGTCATTGATCAATTCCTTTATTTCCTTCGATGCGCTCGACGAGCGCTGCGCGAGCGAACGCACTTCTGACGCCACGACCGCAAAACCTCGCCCTTGCTCGCCCGCGCGCGCGGCTTCGACGGCCGCGTTCAGAGCGAGAATATTCGTCTGGAACGCGATGCTCTCGATGATGCCGACGATGTCAGCGATCTTGTCCGAACTCTCATTGATGCCCTTCATGGTTTCGACCACCCGTGACACCGCCATACCGCCCTGCTCGGCGACGGCGACCGCCTGCGAGGCGAGCTGGTTGGCCTGGCGGGCATTGTCGGCGTTCTGCGTGACGGTCGACGTCAGCTGTTCCATGCTGGCCGCTGTTTGCTGCAGCGAAGCCGCTTGTTGCTCGGTGCGCTGCGAGAGGTCCTGGTTTCCCGCCGCGATCTGGTGAGTCGCGGTAGCGATCGAGTGGGCCGACACCTTGATCGTGCCAATCGTTTGCGCAAGTTGCGTCTGCATGCGTTTGATCGAGAACAGGAGGCTCGACTTGTCATCCGGCGCTGTCGTCACCGCCGCAGTCAGGTCGTTATCGGCGATCCGGTTGGC belongs to Paraburkholderia sp. SOS3 and includes:
- a CDS encoding HlyD family secretion protein translates to MNVAATTKKLIAVAALLIVAASGYFAWTRLHADGPGDAFASGNGRVEATEIDVATKLAGRVDAIYVDEGDFVKAGQPLAKMQVTVLEAQLDEARAQHQQAINNAASVEAQVAQRVSDKAAAQALVTQREAERDAAQRKLARSETLSREGASSMQELDDDRARMRSTEAAVNAANAQVATAAAAIDAARAQLVAARSMVVAAQATVARVNADIVDSELTAPRDGRVQYRVAEPGEVLAAGGTVLNMIDLSDVYMTFFLPETVAGKVALGAEVRIVLDAAPNYVIPAAVSFVASTAQFTPKTVETASERQKLMFRVKARISRELLLQHLKLVKTGLPGVAWVRLDSRVAWPAKLSIRVPQ
- a CDS encoding efflux transporter outer membrane subunit yields the protein MHNDAAPSERLKQYAYRLRAAVLALALSLSACLSLAPHYERPALPVATSWPADAPDAGHTTAADVTWRDYFPDPQLQALIAQALAHNRDLRIAVQRVEEARAAYGIRRADQFPTVDAGASYVRFRTPGGILGTQPIDGAGYSVSLTESNWELDFWGRVRNLKDAALENFLASDASQRAATLTLIAQVADSYLLLRELDERIAIARQTITTRTESLRIFRRRFEVGATSRLDLMQSQILLEQARTLAAQLQQQRATDAHALDVLVGAPATLSLPSELDDLSVRADLGAGLPSQLLENRPDIVAAEHQLRAANANIGAARAAFFPRITLTGALGSSSTALQDLFAANTGTWIFLPSVSMPIFDAGRNSSNLHLEQARQKEAVAQYEKSIQSAFRDVADALSAREWLADQVQSARATLDAQTERARLARLRYDSGATPFLEVLDAQRDLLDAQQALVQTRRALLSSRVALYAALGGNLEHAPSADHSPAVPDHSTLRGAPQ
- a CDS encoding methyl-accepting chemotaxis protein, producing MKLSFAQKLWLPLILGVLCLAGISVYNAYETRDIRLAERKDELIHASEIALSVVRNFGDQANSGSMPVAEAQRHAMDSIRNMRYGEEGYFVVLNSNPTILMHPIQPASIGKFVGDVKDRNNVYFYRDIVSAIKRDGKGFVGFEFPKPGATEASPKIIYAAAYQPWDWIVTTGLYVDDIDAAFRSSLYRSLGILVVLAGALSSIVVLLNRGILRSLGGEPAYAAAIANRIADNDLTAAVTTAPDDKSSLLFSIKRMQTQLAQTIGTIKVSAHSIATATHQIAAGNQDLSQRTEQQAASLQQTAASMEQLTSTVTQNADNARQANQLASQAVAVAEQGGMAVSRVVETMKGINESSDKIADIVGIIESIAFQTNILALNAAVEAARAGEQGRGFAVVASEVRSLAQRSSSASKEIKELINDSVERVQAGAGYVREAGAKMGEITHEIRRVTDIMAEITAASEEQTKGIGQVNQAVSQMDETTQQNAALVEQAAAAASSLESQASDLNSAVSMFRMAI